The nucleotide sequence GTCATTTATGTTAATATATAACTAAAATCAGTGTTATTGTAGCTATTGACATTAGTCtgccccatctctctctctctgcctccccgTTTATGGATCATTTTGTCACgtggattactgtaaatttattatgttgatctgttccaTACAGCAtgtattgcacgtctgtccgtcctggaagagggatccctcctgagttgctcttcctgaggtttctaccacttttttccccttaacGTTTTTTTCCTTAGCCGCTATGAGTGTCCAAGGACATGTtaaggcaaactgtgatttgaaatagtgggctttataaataaaactgaactgaaaaaaaaatgaattcacTTGAGACAGTCATTAATTTaaataagacttttttttattgacttttaaAGCCTAGtatttataaaattgaatttaagacattctGAAACATTcaaaggacctgcagacaccctgttcCAATGAGTTACATGAATATGTAGAATAGTCATCAGTGACATCTAAAGTCTGCAATCGGTGAGACACCTTAAGGAACTTTTAAGTTCAACTTaagttttaaatgaaatgtttaaatcaCTGCAAGCTGTGATTGACAAGCCTGTCTGATGTACTTTGATCTAGATACTGTATTGAAAGTGTAGCCTTCCAGTCCAGAGAGGAAGAAGCCTGCACGTACAACATGCAGGTTTTGACCCCTATCATGGTTGCGTATATAAAAAAATTGCTCAAGCAAGCAAAACCTGTTTTAGGACTTCAGCTCAGGAAGGTTCTTGATAACTTTTTCACTTAACTTTCACTTTGTGTCACCCAGAAACATACTGTAACATACCACTGACAGCCTTATCTTCTATAATGTTTGTTATATCAAAAGAGTTCACAAGGATGCCAATGATAATGTGCCATCGAGCATTTCATCACGGAGCAAAGGcaggaaatataaaaatatatttgacagAATACATACAAAATTGGCTTCAATTCAAACCAAAGGGGAAACAGTCAGTGGTCATTGTGAAACAGGAACAAAATCAGATACAGAGCCTTTCAGTGTTCGTTTGGAAAAACCTTTACATTACAGTTTACAGCAAAGCAAAGTGAATGCTAATAACGTTCATTTATGTACACAATAACTGCATTGGTTATATTGCTTTCATAATTCATAAGATAAAGACATGAAGGAAAGCAGCTTACACTGTGTTGAATTGATTGTATATCGATAAAAAAAGCTGCAAACATTAAACAAACCttcaaataaataacatttaatctCCCTACACTCACTGGAATCTGTTTTGAGTCATTACAGGTGGAGTGTGGCACTTTAttccaggattttttttttttcatttattgctCCATCCCTCTGTCTACCAGCTCCAAGGCTGCACCAGACTCCATTCTCCTGGAGAGATATTGTTCAAGGATTTCATCAATTACATTGCACTCATAATTCACTTGGTCCAGGTCTAGAGCGGGGACGTCGCGGACGAGAAGGCGCCCGATGTTGTGCCTCAGCTCGATCAAActgaggggaggagagaaacagagcaATCAGGTTGATGAGTTCATTAATCAGATAAATCAGTTACTGATCATTTATGCAACATGAAAGGAAAGCGATTTTCCAACAATCCAACCTTCTGGATGTATCCGAGGTCAAATCTGTGCCACCGTTTGCCATCGCTCCCCTCTCCTCTGGATCTGTTTGTGCAGTAGAATCAGTCACTCTGCGTGGAGTTGTGCTTCCATTTTGTGCGTTTTCCCTTTGCTGCTGCAGACTCAACCTGAGCTCTTCACACTGGGCTGCCAGGTTCGCCCTCTCCTCCTCAAGACTCTCCACCTGGTGGCAGAGCACGCAGTAAAGCCCAGGAGGAAAGAACATGAATAAAGGAGGTACATTAGTACATTAGGCAAAAGACATAACCATACAACCTTACAGCTCATGTGGTGATAATACTGTGTAGCAACATAATCTCAGCTCAAAAGGCCACTTTATAGCTTTATAGCGCTTACTGCTTTGTGCCACAGAGATTCACTGTTGCCCCAAAACTATTATAATCAGTGTGTCACACTGTTGGCTGACACGTAACTTCATTGCAGTCGAAATGGGCACTGTAGTGTATTATGAACCGGTCCCACATGCGCTGGTCTGCAACTGTAAACACTCACTTGAGCACTgaatctgcagctgaaaatagttccTAGCAAACTCactatttatcattattattatttataaggAAATTAAAGACCAGTCTTTTACTTCAAGCTCAAAATACAGATGGAACACTGACCTGTGAGAGCAGTTCATCCCGCTCCTGGTTTCTTTGATCCAGCTCCCGCATCAGACAGTCGACTTGCACTGCAATGTCATCAATGTCCTTTTCCTCACCTTGGGCAGTACCGGGCTTGGTCTCAGTGGCTGCCAGTGAAAGCTCTTTGTCCTTAATCAGCTCATTGACTTTCTGTTTGGCCTTCTCAAACAGACTTTTATAGTCCTCCCCAAACTCGCTTCCCTCCGTCTGACAGGCCTGGTGAGAACACTCCTTCTTTACATTGGTCTGAGACAGCTCCCGCAGCCTGCCCTCCATGTCCGACAGTTGGCAGGTGAGTTTATGGACCTGCTCTTTAAAGGAGTCTCTCTCCTCAGCTGTAGCCTGCATAAGCTCTAGGAGGTGGTCTTGCTGTTCCTGTACTTCAGTCACACTGGGGAGGTTAACTGGAGAGTCGCGGGCATTTTCACAGGAAGGTCCAGCATCTCCGTCATTATCCAGGTGATCTGTCACTCTGTTCTGCAAGGTCTGCTTTCCGTGATTCTCACTGTGAGCGTCTCCGCTCTCTTCCTTAATTACACTTTGCTCATCGTTGCAGACACCGACGCCAACATCTGACGTCCGTTCTCTGCTGTTCTTACTAGAtgcactctgctctgctctctcctccctttCAGTTAGACTTcggtcctcctcttccttcttcaCTTTGGTTACTTCTGTCTGTGTGGTGATGCTGGCCACGACTGGAGGGGGTGCTGGGGAGGGACTGGTTCCCACAGCTGCCGACCCCGCAGAGCCCGTTCCTGCAACGTCTGTCGTCGAGGCGTCGTCCACAGCAGCATCATCGCTGCACTCCAACAGCATGCCGACGTTAGCATCACTCTGCTCTTGTTCTGTCTTTACCTTACTCAAATCAAAGCCTGTCTTCTTTGGCTTGGGAGTACTGACAGTCTCCAagattaaaatgtcatcatcagtatcatcatcatcatcatcatcaatgaGCAATGATGGGGAGCTCGGTGGGTTCACATCCACCGACGTATTTGTGTTGCCCCGATGGAAGCCATTAATTTTAGGTCTTTTGGGTGTCATTTGTGGAGAAATAGGCTGTGCTCTTTTTCCCCTGCAGTGCACAAAAAGCTCATTTATTATGCATCTTAAACAAAGTCAAACGGATATTTATTAGCTTGCAAACAACACTGAAACATACCTCAGGGGGCCTGTCGACAGCGAGCATACACTAGAAATAATTGGAAGACCACTGCTACTGGAAGGACTGCAAgctggagagaaagaaaacagattcaattcaattttatttctaaagcccaatttcacaaatcacaatttgcctcagagagctttacagcatacaacatccctctgtccttggacccttaaagaagataagaaaaaactctcaatctctcaaacacacactgtctctctcacacatacggacacacacacaaggagctattttcttttttaccagCTTGTGAAAGTGTTGATATCAGAGGGGAGGATTCAGCCCTCACAGCACCCCCATGTGGAGTATTAAAACTACTCTTTGGGGTAGTGGGAGTGGACGGGGAATGGACAATCTGtcaacaagaacaacaaaaagaaaacataaaaatgtgttttgttaatTTGTCATTAGTAATATTCCTACACCATATCCACCTTctgaaatttaattatttaaactcCTGTTTACACAATCTTTATGTTTAGTAAAATGGAATCAACTCAAATCGTCACTCCCGACCTGCTGCTTTCTCTGGGCTGGTGACTGCCGAGCGAGATTAGCCAagcgctgcatttcctgccgctTTCTTTCCTCCTCAGCCTGGAAAAAAAGTGCAATTAATCAGAGGTGGGAGCAACTCATTGTTATGCAAggcacaagtaagtctcaagtcctaaagttttgagttttgagtcctaaacaagtcataatgcactcttcacccaatgtaatgccattttaagtATTACAGAATACAGAGTATTCATATTAAagttacatttacatgacatttgGTCTTAACTGTTTTTGGGACAAGGACCCCTAAACTGATACACCTCAGGTCACAGACCCAATTTaaccaatttaaaaaagattttgCTTCAGTGACTGCCAACTACAGTTGTGGAGATaactgtggaggaagtgaaacctgtgGTCGGAATAGTCACTCTTATGACTCATACTCACATTGTTCTCACTTATGTGGTAAATTATATAGTAAATTCCTCATTTTCTGGGGAACCCCACgaactccctcaaggacccTTGAGGCCAGATGCAAAAACTATACGTATATTCAAAGACAGAAAGGTCCATACACATTCTTTTCCTCAATCATTGTAGAGCTGGGCGCACATGCACAAGTAATTTCCACACAGCCATGAATAAATGTAGAAATGTTCTTAAACATCCGTTTGTATGTCAATAGCTGTGCTCTACCATTTATTAGACATGACAATGAGAAGAACAGCAAATAAAGTGCAGTTTCACTGATCATGTCGCTTTGGCGAGGTCCTTCAACGGTGCCAGAACAGCACCACTGTGGATATTTGTAGTGTCCATACCACTTATTCATCTGTAAAACATCATCATGCTCCAAAGTTCATAACATTAAACAATCATTAACAGGGCGATAAGAGCTCGAATGTCAATGAAAAGTAGGGTTGGGTAacgaaactcggtactttttgtacttggtaccgattcacgtcggtactaccgagtaccgattcacttaaaatgaaacggtgccaaatttcggtacctgaggtggaggcggagcgagagctCATGACtagcacctcagactcagcaacaatggcgacaaaaacaatgtgcagacaaaagttaacgtgcagcactgttcctaaatgttctcaataaaatgttgaaactgagaagtttggactatgggcccgaacgacgcatagtgtgtccaaattcacacccgttcttctctgtggattttctccgcgaccgtgggTCATAGCAAGAAGCCACGAATATCAGCGGAAACAgcagaattgtagctttccgacaaggccaagcacttgttttcacagcgaaaaattacaataaaatgatgtataacagagctttcatacagctttgcacaca is from Epinephelus moara isolate mb chromosome 7, YSFRI_EMoa_1.0, whole genome shotgun sequence and encodes:
- the morc3a gene encoding MORC family CW-type zinc finger protein 3a, coding for MAAQTDRGVPLSTLCPKFLHTNSTSHTWPFSAIAELIDNAYDPDVSAKQFWIDKTVVQGQDCLSFMDNGNGLDNETMHKMLSFGYSDKIPVKGIKPIGMYGNGFKSGSMRLGRDAIVFSKSKNVSCVGMLSQTYLEKIGANQISVPIVCFEQRENNKFSVREEHKASLQDILLYSPFKTQEELLREIDALTSNSTGKTGTRIIIWNLRSSSSGTTEFDFLRDRYDIRIPSDVYETMNDTSQQPDRVTSYIPESFYSLRAYCSILYLKPRMQIIIRGQKVKSQLIAKSLACVRKDHYRPTFLTKRIRITFGYNTKSKDQYGIMMYHKNRLIKPYERVGCQLKANNKGVGVIGVIECDFLDPTHNKQSFNETDKYRKTMTSLGTKLEEYWNEIRFSRNKENPNSDTPVEDTMKRPDQNWVQCDDCLRWRKLPDGIDVAKLPDKWFCRMNPDPQFRSCQVEQEPVDSDDDQPSYRKTYKQQEKKDKMKLEKERQKAEEERKRQEMQRLANLARQSPAQRKQQIVHSPSTPTTPKSSFNTPHGGAVRAESSPLISTLSQAACSPSSSSGLPIISSVCSLSTGPLRGKRAQPISPQMTPKRPKINGFHRGNTNTSVDVNPPSSPSLLIDDDDDDDTDDDILILETVSTPKPKKTGFDLSKVKTEQEQSDANVGMLLECSDDAAVDDASTTDVAGTGSAGSAAVGTSPSPAPPPVVASITTQTEVTKVKKEEEDRSLTEREERAEQSASSKNSRERTSDVGVGVCNDEQSVIKEESGDAHSENHGKQTLQNRVTDHLDNDGDAGPSCENARDSPVNLPSVTEVQEQQDHLLELMQATAEERDSFKEQVHKLTCQLSDMEGRLRELSQTNVKKECSHQACQTEGSEFGEDYKSLFEKAKQKVNELIKDKELSLAATETKPGTAQGEEKDIDDIAVQVDCLMRELDQRNQERDELLSQVESLEEERANLAAQCEELRLSLQQQRENAQNGSTTPRRVTDSTAQTDPEERGAMANGGTDLTSDTSRSLIELRHNIGRLLVRDVPALDLDQVNYECNVIDEILEQYLSRRMESGAALELVDRGMEQ